The genomic segment TCTACCTAGTGACAACAGGCTGTGTCTATACAAGCCCTCTCCCTAGTGACAACGGGCAATGTCTATATAAGCCCTTTCCCTAGTGACAACAGGCAATGTCTATACAAGCCCTCTCCCTAGTGACAACAGGCTATGTCTATACAAGCCCTCTACCTAGTGACAACAGGCTATGTCTATACAAGCCCTCTACCTAGTGACAACAGGCAATGTCCATACAAGCCCTCTACCTAGTGACAACAGGGatacatttaaacaatgatAGAATTATAATTTAATCATTAACATCAGAAGTATATTggatttgaatttaaatttccATGTATTGAAGTTCAATAGATGGCAATTAAAATtctaatattttgtatatgtatacatctaTATCCAAATACACATATACGTGTTCAGAATGTCAGATCAGCATGCATATGCTTCCTATCAGTAGAAAATATTAATGTTGACAAGTAGGGTACCTGTATCAGCATGTCATGTAATTTAACTTGTGACCTCTCTAAACtagaataaatagtaaaatgacTTGTGTTTTGGACGTGTGTCGTATCTATGCGATGCTGTATGGACTGACAGGAACACTTACTATTCCGGAGCTCTCCGAGGTCGATAATATCACTATTTCacaatattacaaaacaaaatgtaaaatatacacaaaGTTTTATTACTAAGATCAATAGGTAACATAAATGATATCAACATGATTTGGTAAATACTACACTAATTCATAGAATTGTAGATTTTCTATCTAGAAAACACACTTTAAAATGCTGAATTTTATATAATCACAAAAGGGTTGATGTCTTGTGGTTTACACACTAATAACAGTCGTATCCACTTTACcagaaaatacatttgtaataacCAGCTTACAAATGTAGGTAATTTGGATGGATTATCTTGATCGCTTGCTTGAGTTAATAAAGGCGTACCATTTAATTTCAGTTATTATAATATGAACGCTGTTACAaacagtggtatacagatatatataatataatagttgATAAGATCAACAATGCATGTTATAAAATGTGCATGCGAGAATATACAGAGGCATGAAAGTATTCATAATatgttgatgaaatttggtttgattgaacaataattatatatataatcataataaagTACTTATTCAGAGACGCGAGCTCAATTCGAGAGGGTGATTATCTTGCACAGTAAGACAACTTTTATCATGTCCAACCTCGGTTAATGTTGTATCTTTTGTATGGGGATTTCTGGACTGAGAAACAGAACTGTTAGATAAAGTAGGGTCTAATATTGTATGACCTCTCGATGAATTAATGCCCCTTTTCTTGTATGCAATATAGAGTTCGTAAACCCTCTTATTGCATACAAACGAGAGCATGATGAACACGCCTTGTCCAGCGAGCAAAACGataaatagatatacaaaaaCATCCTGATTGAAAATTTCAGCAATAAAACCAAACAGCCAGGCCACTCCTGTCAGAGTTGAAAGCTTTACATAAATTAAAAATCGTTTCGAGTGATGGCGACAGGTTGAGGACCTGGACATATCCGGAAGCTGGCTGACTTTAACTATTACAATACAGAACATTACAATATTTGCTACAACGAGTACCATAACCGGTAGTGTGAAACTATACAATAGAGCATTCGTGTCGTTAATAAAACATATCCGGATTCCGTAACCAGACCTTCCGTTAGTTACGACGCTGTACACACTTCGACCCAGGACGAATAATGCGCTGCCGCCGTAACTGTAAACAAGAGATATTACAAAATGGCGTCTTTTTTCTTCCTCTGTCAAAACGTATTGCCTGTCTAAATGATTAAATACGCGGAACATATGTATTGAACATACGTTCATGATAAATACACTTGCTAACATTGTCAAATGGATTGTAATTCCAAATACTTCACACAAGAAACCGATCTTGACAGCACCGGCTCCAAAGGTAAACAGGACATGAGCGACAGTCAGTGTTGCGCACAAAGCCATTGTGAAAAGTCCAGGAAGTGTCCTTAAAACTGGAAACAGAATATACGTTACCATAGTTACGATAAGACATATAACTGACAAACTTGAACACACGAGAGACACTAATACTTTACCTAAATCTTCTTCACGTGAAACAATGTTATCTGGCAAATGAGATGCAAAAAATGTATCTGCACAAATCAGGACAGACGACATATCGTCAGAGAAGATGCATTTTTCTGGCTGAAAACAGGAGTTATGCATATCAAAGCACACCTTGTTAGAGTGAcgtgttacattataatcattCAGAGATATGTTCACATGTGGACATAAAAAGGTTGGTACCAACCGTGATACCCACGGTTTGAAAGGACAATAGCTAATTTCATCATAAGtttcaatattcattttatcTCCATTTGAAGGAtctctgtattgtctgtctaGCGGAAATACTATCCTAAATTTGTTGGAACTAGATTCGAACTCATAAAAATTACCGCCAACTACTTCCGGTTTTAAGTCAGTACAAAGCAAAGGTCCTGTATTGGTTCCGGATTCAATATGGAGCGCAGATGTATCCAGAAGGTTCTCTGCTACTTCCTTGGGATCGTGGTAATCTTGCACAAAGAGTTCCACGTGAATGACTAGATAGTCTGTATTGATTATTGTCTCACTGGAACAGTTGTTACTAGGAAACAGGACAGTTAAACCACAGACATATTTATAATAACCAATAAGTATCAAGTGCGTTTTCACATATTCCTGGATCAGACGAGGTGTAAGGCGAAGACACAGGTCACAATTCGTATGGTAGGATGGCAATGTATTGAATCTAAGGAACATCTCGTATCTCTGCGAAGCTACATTGCTGAAGGCATTTTCACACACTCCATTGCTGTATCTGAACGGTGGTGAGCAGGTGATCTCGCGGCAAATGTTCTGTAACATAAATACAATGATGCAATATACGGGTTTGCAACAGTCAGTAGTCAGTTAATATCGGGATATTATACATCTTTAATTCAACTCTGCCTTTTTTACTCGGTAAAAAAAGGAACTGGTAAAGTCGACGTCCGCACTCCCCCACCCCCCAGCTCATGTATTATGTCTCTTGAGATATCTAAAATGAAATGCATATCCATTCTATATAGCCcgttttacaaatattttcgaTTTACAAATATCACCGTCGGTATCAATTATCCGGCCTTTATCGGTATAATATCTCCGGCCTATATCGGTATAATATATCCGGCCTGTATTGGTATACTATCTCCGGCCTGTATCGGTATAAGATCTTCGGCCTGTATCGGTATAATATCTCCGGCCTGTATCGGTATAAGATCTCCGGCCTGTATCGGTATAATATCTCCGGCCTGTATCGGTATAATATCTCCGGCCTGTATCGGTATAATATCTCCGGCCTGTATTGGTATACTATCTCCGGCCTGTATCGGTATAATATCTCGGCCTGTATCGGTATAATATCTCCGGcctgtatcggtataatacCTTCGGCCTGTATCGGTATAATATCTCGGCCTGTATCGGTATACTATCTCCGGCCTGTATCGGTATAATATCTCGGGCTGTATCGGTATAATATCTCCGGCCTGTATCGGTATAATATCTCGGCCTGTATCGGTATAATATCTCCGGCCTGTATCGGTATAATATCTCCGGCCTGTATCGGTATAATATCTCCGGCCTGTATTGGTATAATATCTCCGGCCTGTATCGGTATAATATCTCCGGCCTGTATCGGTATAATATCTCCGGCCTGTATTGGTATACTATCTCCGGCCTGTATCGGTATAATATCTCCGGCCTGTATCGGTATAATATCTCATGCCTTTATCGGAATGATAAAACGGTAAAGCAGGGGGTTAAGAGATGTATACTTCTGCTTTCCCTCGACCATGACTCGACCTGGTCTCGGGAAACCCGACACTTGCCCCCATACTTTAACTGTTTGATATCCTTTGCTTTGATGAGACGTGATACTTTGCAATAAGAACTGTCTCTATATGATGATTCAGTTCGTTATATTGTTAAAACAGCTACAGTGTAGGTATGTATGACAAAATCTATAATATTTGTTCATAGTTTGCCATCTTTTGATCAATTCCAAGTTAGAATCTCTGTTGTCTTTTAAACTATTGTTAAATCACTTAGGTACacatattatgtaaaatatttgttaaatttattattgttaatcGACTTTCAGAATGATATGTGTTCATTCCTGTTTTATTAGACTAGCTTCTTTGAAATATCCGAAGCATTCCCAATTGATAAAATGAGGGGTTAGCGTGTTAGGTCCCTaggacctagaaggacgaacctGCTATTCTGTGTGAAATGAACACTTACAATGGAGGAATAGATAACGAAATGATCGCCAACTGTattacagataaaacaagaaatatcttttaaaaacatatatggCATAATTTTAATGCTGGTGTGgctataatgtaaaactgctggtgaaatgaattaacgaactaattgtgtttcagcacagataacaaaattatatcagcttgattcaataaagaaaaaaacctACTTTTTTCTGTTATCAAGTGGGCTTTTATATTGTCTATACCCCGAACTGGAATACAAGTtaatgtgtagtatatatacgtACATCAAAATCCAGTTCGGATTCTTCCTACTATAGGAATTACATGGTGGCATTGTTTAAGTTCGGAGATGTTTAgacatcaaaataatgaaaaaatatgaacatttgaGACCTCGGATAGCATATGTTATAAAAGCTGAAATACCTATCAGACAGCATTATTCATTATTACTGTAGCAGTATTACGTACACACTATCGCGGGGGAGAAAACCCAATTTCCATTTAACGATTGCAGAAGAAACAGTAAAACTGCTTATTAAGAAACATACTTACCTTGTAAGTGTCAAAAAGGAAATTCGGGGCGCATACTTGGGTGGTGTCCTTTGCTTGCACAGTTGAAGAATCCTGTATGAAATTAAACAATGCTGCAAACGATGTTAAACCTAGGTTAATTCCGCCTCCTCGCCCACCTCCCGCAATTGTATATCCAAATACGCATGAGGGGATTATTGAAGCATTAGTGTTACAAATATAGCAGAAGACGTTCTTGTAATATGTATCAGCATATTCATAGGTATTTCGATAGTGTCTACACGCCCAGTCTATGTCACGGTTATATTCTGTCCAGAGACCAGTGACGTTACACTCTGTATACATATAGGTTTCATCTTCACAGGGAAATGGAACGGGAACATCTGGAGGGTGGTAAAATAAATTGCAGCCATCTTCGTTAATAATGAAACTGAACAACTCTCTGGCTTGATGTGGAAACACAAACTGACTTCCCCGACAGCTAAAacttgttttccaattgatcaaGTCCTTGTCATGTTCCCAGTTACAGTATCCACAGTACCTGTTACGATAAGTCTCGTTTGTTCTTACAGAGGAAACAGGCAGATAATTTGTCACATCTGTCGGCGTAACGTTTCCACTACGGCACTTTCTGGCTATGTTCTCATCCACAAACGTTTTCTGACAATCGCCTATCATCAGGTAATGATCCATTGTGTTCAGTCCGTTTTCTTCAAAAGGTTTAAGTTGCGATAGAACACAAGAACTTCCTTTTTGATATAGAACATCTAAACTATCCCCTGCTAGTGCTTTGTCTATACAACAACTTCCTGTTATCACACATGTATCCTCACAGGAACAGGGTACACAGCAACTTAGAGTGCTTCTATTTTCCTTTACATTTCCTATACTACACAGACGCTGGGAGGTACAGTATAACAGCTGATCCATGATCAACATTTGATGGGTTTTATTtagtatgtgttctgtcatgttgAATGCCCATTGCGTGGTGTCGTTAGAGAGGGCACATGGTTGGAccaataatgaaataaacaccaACATCTTTACAGTTGCTGCcatttttatctgaaaatatatataccccGTCATCTATTAAAATGTgcacatcaaaaatgaaaataacaaatgtATTCGAAAACTAAATTTCGAAAATCCAATGCTCAATACCGTGTGGTGTCTAAGTTATTAACATTAAGATAGGTACCACTTTAACACACCTGCTATTGTACTAAACAGTCGTGAAATATTACTCCTGTTAGCGTGCAATAAGTGAAAGGTTCGGTATAATTGGTGAAATGTCCCGTATTATTGTTGGAAATCTGGTATATTTGGTGAAATGTCcggtaaaattggtgaaataTCCGGTATAATTGGTAAAAGTCCGGTATAGCTGGTGAAATATTGGTGAAATATCCGGTATAATTGGTAAAAGTCCGGTATAGCTGGTGAAATATTGCTGAAATATCCGGTATAATTGGTGAAATGCCCGGTATAGCTggtgaaatattgatgaaatatccGGTATAATTGGTGAAATGCCCGGTATAGCTGGTGAAATATTGGTGAAATATCCGGTATAATTGGTGAAATGCCCGGTATAGCTGGTGAAATATTGGTGAAATATCCGGTATAATTGGTAAAAGTCCGGTATAGCTggtgaaatattgatgaaatatccGGTATAATTGGTGAAATGCCCGGTATAGCTggtgaaatattgatgaaatatccGGTATAATTGGTGAAATGCCCGGTATAGCTGGTGAAATATTGGTGAAATATCCGGTATAATTGGTAAAAGTCCGGTATAGCTGGTGAAATATTGCTGAAATATCCGGTATAATTGGTGAAATGCCCGGTATAGCTggtgaaatattgatgaaatatccGGTATAATTGGTGAAATGCCCGGTATAGCTGGTGAAATATTGGTGAAATATCCGGTATAATTGGTAAAAGTCCGGTATAGCTggtgaaatattgatgaaatatccGGTATAATTGGTGAAATGCCCGGTATAGCTGGTGAAATATTGGTGAAATATCCGGTATAATTGGTAAAAGTCCGGTATAGCTggtgaaatattgatgaaatatccGGTATAATTGGTGAAACGTCAGGTATGATTATTCTTTCTGCTTTGCACAAAATGATAACATAGTGTAAATATctgtttaaattttgtttttataaatcttGAATTAAATGGCAATCAAATAATCTAGATATCAATTTTTCTAAAGAAAATCAAACTTCTTAATAAAGATGAATGTGAACTATTAGACAAATTTATACCAAACCACAACGTATAAACCTGACGAAATCGCCCCTAACTCTGGAGTAGAACATATTAGACCATATTGACATTTGAAAGGTGCATATGACAGTTGTGCAGTGGTAGCCAGAGTTTGACCCCAACATTAAAGCTCATCATCATTATAACAATCGTATGAATTAATAACATCACTGGTATAGATTATATACCCCAAAGTGTTGCATGTTAGGGCGAGTATTAATACCAGATGTACATTACTGGTATTAATGCCTTCAGGGACTACTTTCTAAAATCGAGATGTCAACAAATTTGATGAACACGGATGACTCGCCTACCAGTGGAAGATTTGACTTACCTGTCGAGTGCGTGCAACATATCGATGCGTcgtgtaaaataaatatttacttgAATGCTGAcataatattgttattatttctGTACACAGACGATATCATTTGTATTTCCGTATTTTACATATTATCTAGAGACCTACCCATCAGACAGGACAAAGCCATTGCTTTCACAAACGTTTGTCACCAGGTAGAGCATGCTCAGTTTATAGCAATGTAGGATGGCAGCATATTCTGTTTACATAAATCACTTGTCTATGAAGGGTGGGGTTTAAAAAGCCATGCACTTCCATTTTCAATTAATCCTGACGGAAAAAATATCAGACATCAGatctatacatatattaattattGATGGGATTGTTTTAATGATGACGAGGGATTCCGTATATAAGCGGCCAATATTATATTAGTTGTCTCATCGACTGAGTTACTAGCGGTGTAGCTAGTGAGCGTAAGTTGTAGATGGTGGCTGATCTCTTTACCATATAGTTCTTTGTTGTTAATAAGAACATGTTTCGTAGACTTTGAACAGTATTGTCAAATGTTTATTCGACACCAATACTGGCTGTTTAACTTCGTGACAATGCCTAATTATGATTGTTAACATAATTCTCTTTTCGCATTCCTTTCTAGTATTTGATCATACAGTGtcactatatattgtatataattttttaataatatttttatctAGCCTCAAAATATACATGATTTAGCACAATTTTTCATTGAGTTTATGTTGATGGCGTGATTTATATTTTCAGAACAAAATGGCAGCAACTGTAAAGATGTtggtgtttatttcattattggTCCAACCTGACAGTATACCATGTGCCCTCTCTAATGACACCACGCAATGGGCATTcaacatgacagaacacatacaaaataaaacccATCAG from the Pecten maximus chromosome 4, xPecMax1.1, whole genome shotgun sequence genome contains:
- the LOC117325290 gene encoding uncharacterized protein LOC117325290 → MTGYIYFQIKMAATVKMLVFISLLVQPCALSNDTTQWAFNMTEHILNKTHQMLIMDQLLYCTSQRLCSIGNVKENRSTLSCCVPCSCEDTCVITGSCCIDKALAGDSLDVLYQKGSSCVLSQLKPFEENGLNTMDHYLMIGDCQKTFVDENIARKCRSGNVTPTDVTNYLPVSSVRTNETYRNRYCGYCNWEHDKDLINWKTSFSCRGSQFVFPHQARELFSFIINEDGCNLFYHPPDVPVPFPCEDETYMYTECNVTGLWTEYNRDIDWACRHYRNTYEYADTYYKNVFCYICNTNASIIPSCVFGYTIAGGGRGGGINLGLTSFAALFNFIQDSSTVQAKDTTQVCAPNFLFDTYKNICREITCSPPFRYSNGVCENAFSNVASQRYEMFLRFNTLPSYHTNCDLCLRLTPRLIQEYVKTHLILIGYYKYVCGLTVLFPSNNCSSETIINTDYLVIHVELFVQDYHDPKEVAENLLDTSALHIESGTNTGPLLCTDLKPEVVGGNFYEFESSSNKFRIVFPLDRQYRDPSNGDKMNIETYDEISYCPFKPWVSRLVPTFLCPHVNISLNDYNVTRHSNKVCFDMHNSCFQPEKCIFSDDMSSVLICADTFFASHLPDNIVSREEDLGKVLVSLVCSSLSVICLIVTMVTYILFPVLRTLPGLFTMALCATLTVAHVLFTFGAGAVKIGFLCEVFGITIHLTMLASVFIMNVCSIHMFRVFNHLDRQYVLTEEEKRRHFVISLVYSYGGSALFVLGRSVYSVVTNGRSGYGIRICFINDTNALLYSFTLPVMVLVVANIVMFCIVIVKVSQLPDMSRSSTCRHHSKRFLIYVKLSTLTGVAWLFGFIAEIFNQDVFVYLFIVLLAGQGVFIMLSFVCNKRVYELYIAYKKRGINSSRGHTILDPTLSNSSVSQSRNPHTKDTTLTEVGHDKSCLTVQDNHPLELSSRL